In the genome of Drosophila pseudoobscura strain MV-25-SWS-2005 chromosome 3, UCI_Dpse_MV25, whole genome shotgun sequence, one region contains:
- the LOC6898231 gene encoding FK506-binding protein 5, which translates to MSQQLTSADIQDGKVEFDRATGASTQYKLIEGGYEMITTTPQPNGTVKTQVRTFWDPKPVSQEDLLKEQQNKKLIQKRLGKEIRIDERTTMLTRAIEGGYEEVYTTINEDGTRSMRTKTFYDSVPTEVNENTTTKVNKTKKNVTRKSSVDSTDSTESSRRVVQKVQQQQKNVVQNSSDQQSNYREDTTIERRVSVTQNIEITENNRTVRKNSLQEQNIKAITSSTSSSDKKQKKKPKSSAPPPPADFVQNDSTTVASKRVPGGVEYTYNTQLESGKTITTSKTVYEEEEVELTEEEIRQYKKTLKDAEKHKNVTSTKKLKSESGTKKIVPSENPGDVTTVETIKIEGGTEYHYTTVTAEGIVKKAVKTVFDPVPSAKVNPDDTDEEEIIEEYEEEIIEPGEKNVKTIETVRQLPSKFEEEVTITHEKKEKKVKKSMVISH; encoded by the exons ATGAGCC AGCAACTGACTTCCGCGGACATCCAGGATGGTAAGGTGGAGTTCGACAGGGCGACTGGCGCCAGCACCCAGTACAAGCTGATCGAGGGCGGATACGAGATGATCACCACCACGCCCCAGCCGAATGGTACCGTGAAGACGCAGGTGCGGACCTTCTGGGACCCCAAGCCGGTCAGCCAGGAGGACCTGttgaaggagcagcagaacaAGAAGCTCATCCAGAAGCGGCTGGGCAAGGAGATCCGCATCGACGAACGCACCACGATGCTGACCCGCGCCATCGAGGGCGGCTACGAGGAAGTGTACACCACCATCAACGAGGACGGCACCAGGAGCATGCGCACCAAGACCTTCTACGATTCAGTGCCCACGGAGGTGAACGAGAACACCACCACGAAGGTGAACAAGACCAAGAAGAACGTGACCCGCAAGTCGTCGGTTGACTCAACCGATTCcacggagtcctctcgccgcGTCGTCCAgaaggtgcagcagcagcagaagaacgTGGTGCAGAACTCCAGCGACCAGCAGTCCAACTACCGCGAGGACACAACCATCGAGAGGCGTGTCTCCGTGACTCAGAACATCGAGATCACGGAGAACAACCGCACGGTGCGCAAGAACTCgctgcaggagcagaacaTCAAGGCCATTACCTCCTCCACCTCTTCCAGCGacaagaagcagaagaagaagcccAAGTCCTCGGCCCCCCCACCGCCGGCGGACTTTGTGCAGAACGACAGCACGACCGTGGCCTCCAAGCGCGTGCCCGGCGGCGTGGAGTACACCTATAACACGCAGCTGGAGTCCGGAAAGACCATTACTACATCGAAGACCGTCtacgaggaagaggaagtgGAGCTGACCGAGGAGGAGATCAGGCAGTACAAGAAGACGCTCAAGGATGCCGAGAAGCACAAGAACGTGACCTCCACCAAGAAGCTCAAGTCCGAGTCGGGCACCAAGAAGATTGTGCCCTCAGAGAATCCCGGGGATGTCACCACCGTTGAGACGATCAAGATCGAGGGCGGCACCGAGTACCACTATACCACCGTCACCGCTGAGGGCATCGTTAAGAAGGCCGTGAAGACGGTGTTCGATCCCGTGCCCAGTGCTAAAGTGAATCCCGATGACACCGACGAAGAGGAGATCATCGAGGAGTACGAGGAGGAGATCATCGAGCCCGGAGAGAAGAATGTCAAGACCATCGAGACGGTCCGGCAGTTGCCCTCCAAGTTCGAAG AGGAAGTGACTATCACCCACgagaagaaagagaagaagGTAAAGAAGTCCATGGTCATAAGCCATTAG
- the Ugt49B1 gene encoding UDP-glucuronosyltransferase 2C1: MQLKCILLLTLVALQQLCLGEGSRILAAFFFPGKSHFMMTNAIVRELVKRGHEVTFITPFSLAKENLGPNYKEVLIAQYDFWPEIKEMTKTSTILEMTDVPNLTFVRLMTVMGAHSTDFAFDQPEIQEIVNAEDKVGKYDLLLAEQFFNEGALILGHLYQIPIITVSTFGYANYLSQLAGIVSPWSYVPHAFMPYTDRMTLWERIGNVAISGTEDLIREFSYYPKHDAILRKHFSGLLDRVPTIKELERNISAILLNNYMPLTTTRPTSFNMIPVGGLHIQPPKPLPQHLQQFLDGATDGVIYFSLGSQVRSADLPPEKLKIFLNVFGSLKQRVLWKFEDESLPNLPANVKVQNWLPQGDILAHPNVKVFIAHGGLFGTQEAVYNGVPMLGMPVYCDQHLNINQGKQAGYALGLDYRTVSEDQLRSSLTELLQNPKYRTKMQQASRIFRDRPLSAMDTAMYWIEYVIEHRGAPHLVASGVDLPWYQFYLLDIVALALAIVLLPIVALCCLCRSSKPKRESRKKAKRN, translated from the exons ATG CAACTGAAATGTATCCTGCTCCTCACGCTGGTAGCTCTTCAGCAGCTGTGCCTGGGCGAGGGGTCCCGCATCCTGGCGGCCTTCTTCTTTCCCGGAAAAAGCCACTTCATGATGACGAACGCCATTGTTCGGGAGCTGGTGAAACGCGGACACGAAGTCACCTTTATCACGCCTTTCTCCCTAGCGAAGGAGAACCTGGGACCTAACTACAAGGAGGTGCTGATTGCGCAGTACGATTTCTGGCCAGAAA TTAAGGAGATGACCAAAACCAGTACCATTTTGGAGATGACCGATGTGCCAAACCTGACGTTCGTCAGGCTGATGACGGTGATGGGTGCCCACAGCACGGACTTTGCCTTCGACCAGCCGGAGATACAGGAGATAGTGAATGCCGAGGACAAAGTCGGGAAGTAcgatctgctgctggcggAGCAGTTCTTTAACGAGGGCGCCCTCATTCTGGGGCATCTCTACCAGATCCCCATCATCACCGTCTCGACCTTCGGGTACGCCAACTACCTCAGCCAGCTGGCGGGCATCGTCTCGCCCTGGTCCTATGTGCCCCATGCTTTCATGCCCTACACGGACCGCATGACGCTGTGGGAGCGCATCGGGAATGTGGCCATCTCTGGAACCGAAGATCTCATCAGGGAGTTCTCCTACTATCCCAAGCACGATGCGATTCTGAGGAAGCACTTCTCCGGACTGCTGGACAGGGTACCGACCATCAAGGAACTGGAGCGGAACATATCCGCCATCCTGCTGAACAACTACATGCCGCTGACCACGACCAGACCCACCTCCTTCAACATGATTCCTGTGGGGGGACTGCACATTCAGCCACCAAAACCGTTGCCCCAGCATCTGCAGCAGTTCCTCGATGGGGCCACCGACGGAGTCATCTACTTCAGTCTGG GTTCCCAGGTTCGCAGTGCCGATCTCCCACCTGAGAAGCTAAAGATCTTCCTCAACGTCTTCGGAAGCCTCAAGCAGCGGGTTCTGTGGAAGTTCGAGGATGAGTCGCTGCCCAATCTGCCGGCCAACGTGAAGGTGCAAAACTGGCTGCCGCAGGGGGATATCCTAGCACATCCCAATGTCAAGGTCTTCATCGCCCACGGCGGACTCTTCGGCACGCAGGAAGCAGTTTACAATGGGGTCCCGATGCTGGGAATGCCCGTCTATTGCGACCAGCATCTGAACATCAACCAAGGCAAACAGGCCGGCTATGCGCTGGGCCTGGACTATCGCACTGTCTCCGAGGATCAGCTGCGATCCTCGCTCACTGAACTCCTCCAGAATCCCAAGTATAGAACCAAAATGCAACAGGCCTCGCGAATCTTCAGGGATCGCCCTCTGAGTGCAATGGACACTGCCATGTACTGGATAGAGTACGTGATCGAGCATCGCGGAGCTCCGCATCTGGTGGCATCTGGCGTAGATCTGCCCTGGTACCAGTTCTACCTCCTGGACATCGtagccctggccctggccatcGTTCTCCTGCCCATCGTGGCCCTCTGCTGTCTGTGCCGCAGCTCCAAACCGAAGAGGGAGTCAAGGAAGAAGGCCAAGCGCAACTAA
- the Ugt49C1 gene encoding UDP-glucuronosyltransferase 2B13 has translation MQFVLLCCLLLALHPEPRPVEGAKILAVYAFPGKSHFMMHTALMRELVESGHQVTMITAFSLEKEQLGSNYTEILIEPVYDFWHDVKLNFGAQHLFELTRMTNYDFLKMLEIIGLKTTEHALRQPKVQAVIHAKKTKGVFDLLLAEQFYQEAFLALSRIYKIPVVTTSTLGYENHMSQMMGLITPWSFVPHGFMPFTDRMSFLERVKNSYASLYEDLDRLLSYFPKMDAVAREFFGPVLGDVPKVRQMEREISVMLLNSHAPLTTARPTVDAMVPVGGMHIYPPKALPEDMQAFLDGASEGAIFFSLGSNVQSKDMPQEMLQLFLQVFGSLKQRVLWKFEDESLRQLPSNVMVRKWLPQADILAHPKVKVFITHGGLFGTQEGVHYAVPMLGIPFYCDQHLNMNKAVLGGYAISLHFQSITSEVLEHSLLQLIHNATYKESVQRVSSIFRDRPQEPRKSAVYWIEYVIRHRGAPHMRSAGLDLNWFQFYLLDVIAFVVAIALAALLAALLAIRLLMGSDKQHRKSKTH, from the exons ATGCAATTTGTGTTGctctgctgtttgctgctggCTCTCCACCCGGAGCCCAGGCCTGTGGAGGGAGCCAAGATACTGGCAGTCTATGCATTTCCAG GAAAGTCGCATTTCATGATGCACACGGCCCTGATGAGGGAGCTCGTCGAGAGCGGCCACCAGGTGACCATGATCACCGCCTTTTCgctggagaaggagcagcTGGGCAGCAACTACACGGAGATTCTGATAGAGCCCGTCTACGACTTCTGGCACGATG TTAAGCTGAACTTTGGAGCCCAGCACTTGTTCGAGCTGACGCGCATGACCAACTATGATTTCCTGAAGATGCTGGAGATCATCGGGCTGAAAACCACCGAGCACGCCCTCCGGCAGCCCAAGGTTCAGGCCGTGATTCATGCCAAGAAGACGAAAGGAGTCTTCGATCTCCTGCTGGCCGAGCAGTTCTACCAGGAGGCATTCCTGGCCCTTTCACGCATCTACAAGATACCCGTGGTCACGACCAGCACGCTAGGCTACGAGAACCACATGAGCCAGATGATGGGTCTGATCACGCCCTGGTCCTTTGTGCCGCACGGCTTCATGCCGTTCACCGATCGCATGAGCTTCCTGGAGCGCGTTAAGAATTCGTACGCCTCGCTCTACGAGGACCTGGACCGCCTACTCAGCTACTTCCCCAAAATGGATGCCGTAGCGAGGGAGTTCTTTGGCCCCGTCCTGG GCGATGTGCCAAAGGTCAGgcagatggagagagagatctctgTAATGCTGCTCAACAGTCACGCACCGCTGACCACGGCCCGCCCCACTGTAGATGCCATGGTGCCCGTGGGCGGGATGCACATCTATCCCCCCAAGGCCCTGCCCGAGGACATGCAAGCGTTCTTGGATGGAGCCAGCGAGGGGGCCATCTTCTTCAGCCTGGGCAGCAACGTCCAGAGCAAGGATATGCCCCAGGAGATGCTGCAGCTGTTTCTACAGGTATTTGGCTCTCTGAAGCAACGAGTGCTGTGGAAGTTCGAGGACGAAAGCCTCCGCCAGCTGCCGTCCAACGTGATGGTCCGCAAATGGCTGCCGCAGGCGGACATCTTGGCCCATCCCAAGGTGAAGGTGTTCATCACCCACGGGGGGCTTTTTGGCACCCAGGAAGGAGTGCACTACGCCGTACCCATGCTGGGCATCCCCTTCTACTGCGATCAG CATCTAAACATGAACAAAGCCGTGCTGGGCGGCTATGCCATTAGCCTGCACTTTCAGTCGATCACAAGTGAGGTCCTTGAGCActccctgctgcagctgatccACAATGCCACCTACAAGGAGAGCGTCCAGCGCGTTTCGAGCATTTTCCGGGATCGCCCCCAGGAGCCGCGCAAGAGCGCCGTCTATTGGATCGAGTACGTCATCCGCCACAGGGGAGCACCACACATGCGATCCGCAGGCTTGGATCTCAACTGGTTCCAGTTCTATCTGCTGGACGTGATTGCCTTTGTGGTGGCCATTGCCTTAGCCGCTCTGTTGGCCGCCCTTCTTGCCATCCGCCTGCTGATGGGGAGCGACAAGCAGCACAGAAAATCCAAGACACACTGA